The Ruania alba genome window below encodes:
- a CDS encoding peptidoglycan-binding protein, whose translation MSGYSLHIGLNYVDPNAYGGWDGELAGCINDANAMEQIALSHGYQAARLHDAQATSQAIIGELGRLARTAVAGDICLITYSGHGGQVPDSTGDEDDGQDETWVAWDRQVVDDELHQMYSQFRAGVRVLVTSDSCHSGTVARMVMAPEIEPGARAQLRPVEQWTPRARMRRMPMDVQMRDYEAREGTYQFVKNLAGPSESRSIASELILISGCQDNQLSADGDVNGLFTEKLLQVYAQGAFPGDYPTFHRKIVELMPPDQTPNYFLLGASAGYQAQQPFTVAPPSGTGGGTGGGGGGTGGTPVTNRPTVRLWSRGADVEYLQQRLSELGHSVSVDGIFGYGTQNAVREFQSARGLTADGVVGPATWSALEGAGQQPGGGQPGGGQPGGGQPGGGQSGGGQPGGGQSGGGQPGGGQQPGGQQPGGGQQPGGQQPGGGQQPGGQQPTQPRPTLRYGASGEDVVYLQNRLIAWGQNMTADGQFGPRTLSAVRSFQSSHGLTADGVVGPATWAALG comes from the coding sequence ATGTCCGGATACTCACTGCACATCGGCCTCAACTACGTCGACCCGAACGCCTACGGCGGCTGGGACGGCGAGCTCGCCGGGTGCATCAACGACGCGAACGCGATGGAGCAGATCGCGCTCTCCCACGGCTATCAGGCCGCTCGCCTGCACGACGCGCAGGCCACGTCACAAGCCATCATCGGTGAGCTCGGGCGGTTGGCGAGAACCGCCGTCGCCGGCGACATCTGCCTGATCACCTATTCCGGTCACGGCGGCCAGGTCCCGGACAGCACCGGGGACGAGGACGACGGCCAGGACGAGACCTGGGTGGCCTGGGATCGCCAGGTGGTCGACGACGAACTGCACCAGATGTACTCCCAGTTCCGAGCCGGCGTGCGAGTGCTGGTGACCAGCGACTCCTGCCACAGCGGAACCGTGGCCAGGATGGTGATGGCACCGGAGATCGAGCCGGGGGCACGAGCCCAGTTGCGGCCGGTGGAGCAGTGGACCCCGCGGGCTCGGATGCGGCGGATGCCGATGGACGTGCAGATGCGCGACTACGAGGCTCGGGAGGGCACCTATCAGTTCGTGAAGAACCTCGCCGGACCCAGTGAGAGCCGGTCGATCGCGTCTGAGCTCATCCTGATCAGTGGGTGCCAGGACAACCAGCTCTCCGCCGACGGGGACGTGAACGGGCTGTTCACCGAGAAGCTGCTGCAGGTGTATGCCCAGGGCGCCTTCCCGGGGGACTACCCGACCTTCCATCGCAAGATCGTTGAGCTCATGCCGCCCGACCAGACCCCGAACTACTTCCTGCTCGGGGCGTCGGCCGGCTATCAGGCGCAGCAGCCATTCACCGTGGCGCCGCCGAGCGGCACCGGTGGAGGGACTGGGGGAGGCGGTGGCGGGACTGGTGGCACACCGGTGACGAACCGGCCCACCGTCCGGCTGTGGTCCCGCGGAGCCGATGTGGAGTACCTGCAGCAGCGGCTCAGTGAGCTGGGGCACTCGGTGAGCGTGGATGGCATCTTCGGGTACGGCACGCAGAACGCCGTGCGGGAGTTCCAGTCGGCACGGGGGCTCACCGCCGATGGGGTGGTGGGGCCGGCGACCTGGTCGGCGTTGGAAGGGGCCGGTCAGCAGCCAGGTGGCGGGCAGCCTGGTGGTGGTCAGCCTGGTGGTGGTCAGCCGGGTGGTGGTCAGTCCGGAGGGGGCCAGCCCGGTGGTGGACAGTCTGGTGGTGGCCAGCCGGGAGGAGGCCAGCAACCTGGCGGTCAGCAGCCCGGAGGAGGCCAGCAACCTGGCGGTCAGCAACCTGGCGGAGGCCAGCAACCTGGCGGTCAGCAGCCCACCCAGCCCCGACCCACCCTTCGCTACGGCGCCAGCGGCGAGGATGTCGTCTACCTCCAGAACCGGCTCATCGCCTGGGGACAGAACATGACCGCCGACGGCCAGTTCGGACCGCGTACCCTCTCAGCGGTCCGCAGCTTCCAGAGCAGCCACGGTCTGACAGCCGATGGCGTGGTCGGACCGGCCACCTGGGCCGCCCTGGGATAG
- a CDS encoding ABC transporter substrate-binding protein → MDNHRLTRRHMLGLLGAGAGSATLAGCGRERPEDDPAPSGSAGESLSGAVRVALGAPNPNYEAFLNEQVTVFNQQYPDIEVEMLFYPPPEYANAINLAFTSGEAPDVYRLTGPSPATNMVNSYRNDWLQPLTPFLTDEFKSRAFAEGTWENPDVSGLFVGEDVYALPLESMRYTQLRILYCNRELLAAAGADAPPATWSEAAELAKAITASGDDVHGFGLSGQNMVVSVDALQNVAGPPMSGIAPINLTNATSGASHESYVGAVDFLRQMAADGSITPGYESWDAARPIQEFALGTLGMYIGANFHAGRIRETNPDLDFVMGTVPVPDSGRGGYQRAVALNQPYWGMSKTAQNPEAAWAWMDFMSTPEFQSAAYQALGLIPALEDAIAPEDMTDDTSRQVEIMDETLRVSPNVASNGLDADQLLSAATGAAPNPNAVELYTRSITEDVEYAGPAGDFDAAFDQVIDDTVERLQSDGLEVSRDDLEFPSWDPLQDYTG, encoded by the coding sequence ATGGACAATCACAGGCTGACGCGACGCCACATGCTCGGGCTGCTCGGCGCGGGAGCAGGGAGCGCCACGCTGGCAGGCTGCGGCAGGGAACGGCCCGAGGACGACCCGGCGCCGTCCGGATCCGCCGGCGAGTCCCTCAGCGGCGCGGTCCGCGTCGCACTGGGAGCACCGAACCCGAACTACGAGGCGTTCCTGAACGAGCAGGTCACCGTCTTCAACCAGCAGTATCCGGACATCGAGGTCGAGATGCTGTTCTACCCGCCGCCGGAGTACGCCAACGCGATCAACCTGGCGTTCACCTCCGGCGAGGCTCCCGACGTCTACCGGCTCACCGGCCCGTCCCCGGCCACGAACATGGTGAACTCCTACCGCAACGACTGGCTGCAGCCGCTGACCCCGTTCCTCACCGACGAGTTCAAGTCCCGCGCCTTCGCCGAGGGCACGTGGGAGAACCCCGACGTGAGCGGCCTCTTCGTCGGCGAGGACGTCTACGCCCTCCCGCTGGAGTCGATGCGCTACACCCAGCTGCGGATCCTCTACTGCAACCGGGAGCTGCTCGCGGCTGCCGGGGCGGACGCACCGCCGGCGACGTGGAGCGAAGCAGCGGAGCTTGCGAAAGCCATCACGGCCAGCGGTGACGACGTGCACGGGTTCGGGTTGTCGGGCCAGAACATGGTGGTCTCCGTGGACGCGTTGCAGAACGTGGCTGGCCCCCCGATGTCGGGCATCGCGCCGATCAACCTCACCAACGCCACGTCCGGCGCGTCGCACGAGAGCTATGTGGGCGCCGTCGACTTCCTGCGGCAGATGGCAGCAGACGGATCGATCACACCGGGATACGAGTCCTGGGACGCAGCGCGACCGATCCAGGAGTTCGCCCTTGGAACTCTCGGCATGTACATCGGCGCGAACTTCCACGCCGGGCGCATCCGCGAGACGAACCCCGATCTCGACTTCGTGATGGGCACCGTCCCCGTGCCGGACTCGGGGCGCGGTGGCTACCAGCGCGCGGTGGCACTGAACCAGCCGTACTGGGGGATGAGCAAGACAGCCCAGAACCCGGAAGCCGCCTGGGCCTGGATGGACTTCATGAGCACCCCCGAGTTCCAGAGCGCCGCCTATCAGGCACTGGGCCTCATCCCGGCGCTGGAGGACGCGATCGCTCCCGAGGACATGACCGACGACACCAGCCGGCAGGTCGAGATCATGGACGAGACCCTGCGGGTGAGCCCCAACGTCGCCTCCAACGGTCTCGACGCCGACCAGCTGCTCTCGGCCGCGACCGGAGCCGCCCCGAACCCGAACGCCGTCGAGCTCTACACCCGCTCCATCACCGAGGACGTCGAGTACGCCGGCCCCGCCGGCGACTTCGACGCCGCCTTCGACCAGGTGATCGACGACACGGTGGAGCGTCTGCAGTCCGACGGCCTCGAGGTATCGCGGGACGACCTCGAGTTCCCGAGCTGGGACCCGCTGCAGGACTACACGGGCTGA
- a CDS encoding carbohydrate ABC transporter permease: MTLTVDTDPLETSGSAKPGPPAGDRFARIKEHRWHYLFVAPMVILLALFTLWPIVASWAYGFYEWDGYGPLEHFIGLDNYREAAADPSFWQAFGNTFWFSFASLFIQAPLALLFALILNNPRLFARNVYRVLLFIPVVSTTAVVGLVFSVLLDTNRGPINVVLTTLGLEPVNFLGDSSTALATVIAVETWRGLGITMIYWLAALQTIPGELYEAAKIDGAGRWRTFGSITLPLLAPFAIIIMLLTFITSFNAFDIVQTMTAGGPNGASDIVQTYIYRYAFAPTQFIPRFGFASAAALLFGLVVMVLTFVQVLLVRQARRKAAGVSQTTDQEATS, encoded by the coding sequence ATGACGCTGACCGTCGATACGGACCCGCTGGAGACCAGCGGGTCCGCGAAACCCGGGCCACCTGCAGGAGACCGCTTCGCCCGGATCAAGGAGCACCGGTGGCACTACCTGTTCGTCGCTCCCATGGTGATCCTGCTCGCCCTGTTCACCCTCTGGCCGATCGTGGCCAGTTGGGCGTACGGGTTCTACGAGTGGGACGGCTACGGCCCGCTGGAGCACTTCATCGGCCTGGACAACTACCGCGAGGCTGCCGCTGACCCCAGCTTCTGGCAGGCGTTCGGCAACACCTTCTGGTTCTCCTTCGCGTCGCTGTTCATCCAGGCCCCGCTCGCGTTGCTGTTCGCGCTCATCCTGAACAACCCGCGGCTGTTCGCACGCAACGTGTACCGGGTGCTGCTGTTCATCCCGGTGGTCAGCACGACGGCGGTCGTCGGCCTGGTCTTCTCGGTGCTGCTGGACACCAATCGCGGTCCGATCAACGTGGTCCTGACCACGCTGGGACTGGAGCCGGTGAACTTCCTCGGGGACTCCTCCACGGCACTGGCGACCGTGATCGCCGTCGAGACGTGGCGTGGCCTGGGGATCACGATGATCTACTGGCTGGCCGCGTTGCAGACCATTCCGGGCGAGCTCTATGAGGCAGCCAAGATCGACGGTGCTGGGCGCTGGCGCACCTTCGGATCGATCACCCTCCCACTGCTGGCACCATTCGCCATCATCATCATGCTGCTGACGTTCATCACCAGCTTCAACGCCTTCGACATCGTGCAGACGATGACCGCCGGTGGACCCAACGGTGCCAGCGACATCGTGCAGACCTATATCTACCGGTACGCCTTCGCACCCACCCAGTTCATCCCCCGATTCGGGTTCGCCTCGGCTGCAGCCCTGCTGTTCGGACTCGTGGTGATGGTGCTGACCTTCGTCCAGGTGCTCCTCGTCCGCCAGGCGCGCCGCAAGGCAGCAGGCGTCAGCCAGACCACAGACCAGGAGGCCACGTCATGA
- a CDS encoding carbohydrate ABC transporter permease, translating into MTTTETRRTAAPQPTRRGPRSTGAGLRRQRSMGRTGRMVTHLVLLPLVFLWVYPYAWSMVSSIRPQAETLLGGASLIPEELTWSNFERAWTQARFETYTINTVIVTLAVVFLTIAISATAGYALGRGSMPGRKVIIGTLVVTMFLPKGFTIIPVFLLIDALGVNNTLFAVILAEAGPAHIMPILLYIGYFSAIPRDLEDAARVDGAGFVRTFASVMFPMAKPVTATVAIFSFIGAWNAFLVPLVFTLNAPELRTLGVGIYAFFGEDSIDWGGLAAASVIAVVPVIVVFLSLQKYFVDGIAGSIKG; encoded by the coding sequence ATGACAACGACGGAGACCCGTCGTACGGCGGCACCTCAGCCCACGCGACGCGGACCGCGGAGCACCGGCGCTGGCTTGCGCCGTCAACGGTCCATGGGGCGGACCGGGCGGATGGTCACCCACCTGGTGCTGCTGCCCCTGGTGTTCCTGTGGGTGTACCCGTACGCGTGGTCGATGGTCTCCAGCATCCGGCCCCAGGCGGAGACGCTACTCGGCGGCGCGAGCCTGATCCCGGAGGAGTTGACCTGGAGCAACTTCGAGCGTGCGTGGACGCAGGCCCGGTTCGAGACCTACACGATCAACACGGTCATCGTGACTCTGGCCGTGGTCTTCCTGACCATCGCGATCTCCGCGACCGCCGGCTACGCGCTCGGCCGCGGTTCGATGCCCGGCCGGAAGGTGATCATCGGAACGCTGGTGGTGACGATGTTCCTGCCGAAGGGCTTCACCATCATCCCGGTCTTCCTGCTCATCGACGCGCTCGGCGTGAACAACACGCTGTTCGCGGTGATCCTCGCAGAGGCGGGGCCCGCGCACATCATGCCGATCCTGCTCTACATCGGGTACTTCTCGGCTATCCCCCGCGATCTGGAGGATGCGGCCCGCGTGGACGGCGCCGGCTTCGTCCGCACCTTTGCCTCGGTGATGTTCCCGATGGCCAAGCCGGTCACCGCCACCGTGGCGATCTTCAGCTTCATCGGTGCATGGAACGCCTTCCTCGTACCGCTGGTGTTCACCCTGAACGCTCCGGAGCTGCGCACGCTCGGCGTGGGGATCTACGCCTTCTTCGGGGAGGACTCCATCGACTGGGGTGGCCTCGCAGCGGCATCCGTGATCGCCGTGGTCCCGGTGATCGTGGTGTTCCTTTCCTTGCAGAAGTACTTCGTCGATGGCATCGCGGGGTCGATCAAGGGATGA
- a CDS encoding sulfatase family protein yields the protein MTATEQPDILLILADQLPAAALGSYGCTVPSVTPHLDALAERGVRFDRHYTPVPICGPSRVALLTGCSPAVTGGVANDSPRHPDVRYAPQDLREAGYTTTGIGKFHLVPHSEYPPDDLDEFGFDHVEITEDTKHGPWMDWIAQEHPERVDEAFATTWPAPYLSAMPPDGRDERDRWEQAQQRHLAPLAAEPHRPIVHPSPLPAELHQSTWIADRTIHHMQERDPDRPMFLYASFVDPHDPYDPPEPWWSFVDPDDVPSPVPQEWDRHNAPWQYPAFQDTKFGLDTFDEGTWATLRAAYFGSLAFVDEQIGRILTALRDSGRERDTLVLVTTDHGDLLGDHGLLMKGPWHYDSCIRVPMIAAGAGTEVGASFDGLTSHLDLRPTLLSAAGIDAGPSEGVRLPRSTTELSDHQGHDHLVVETNTSYVAPAGDQVRTLLSADGWRLTVFPDQEYGELFHLVDDPQEQTNRYDEPGCLQRRLQMTEELVAAMAAPSMAQYRPGTRPPATAPQTATRASAGTDRTVAS from the coding sequence ATGACCGCAACGGAACAGCCCGACATCCTGCTCATCCTCGCCGACCAGCTGCCCGCCGCAGCATTGGGCAGTTACGGGTGCACGGTGCCATCGGTCACCCCGCACCTCGACGCCCTCGCCGAACGGGGCGTCCGGTTCGACCGGCACTACACCCCGGTTCCGATCTGCGGTCCGAGCCGGGTCGCGCTGCTCACCGGCTGCTCCCCGGCCGTGACCGGCGGAGTGGCCAACGACTCCCCGCGTCACCCCGACGTGCGCTACGCACCGCAGGACCTGCGCGAGGCCGGGTACACCACCACGGGGATCGGCAAGTTCCACCTCGTCCCGCACAGCGAGTACCCGCCGGACGACCTCGACGAGTTCGGGTTCGACCACGTCGAAATCACCGAGGACACCAAGCACGGACCGTGGATGGACTGGATCGCCCAGGAGCACCCCGAGCGCGTCGACGAGGCGTTCGCCACGACCTGGCCTGCCCCCTACCTGAGCGCGATGCCACCGGACGGCCGCGATGAGCGGGACCGCTGGGAGCAGGCACAGCAGCGCCATCTGGCACCGCTCGCGGCTGAGCCGCACCGGCCCATCGTGCATCCCTCGCCGCTGCCCGCCGAACTCCATCAGTCCACCTGGATCGCGGACCGGACGATCCACCACATGCAGGAGCGCGATCCCGACCGCCCGATGTTCCTTTACGCCTCCTTCGTGGATCCGCACGATCCGTACGACCCGCCGGAACCGTGGTGGTCGTTCGTCGACCCCGACGACGTCCCATCGCCAGTCCCGCAGGAGTGGGACAGGCACAACGCACCCTGGCAGTACCCGGCCTTCCAGGACACCAAGTTCGGGCTGGACACCTTCGACGAGGGCACCTGGGCAACCCTGCGGGCCGCCTACTTCGGCTCGCTCGCCTTCGTGGACGAACAGATCGGCCGGATCCTGACGGCGCTGCGGGACAGCGGTCGGGAACGCGACACCTTGGTCCTGGTGACCACCGACCACGGCGACCTGCTCGGCGACCACGGCCTGCTGATGAAGGGACCCTGGCACTACGACTCCTGCATCCGCGTCCCGATGATCGCCGCCGGCGCGGGAACCGAGGTCGGGGCCAGTTTCGACGGGCTCACCTCGCACCTGGACCTACGCCCTACCCTGCTCTCCGCGGCAGGGATCGACGCCGGCCCGAGCGAAGGCGTCAGACTCCCCCGGTCGACCACGGAGCTGTCCGACCACCAGGGGCACGACCACCTCGTGGTAGAGACCAACACCTCGTACGTGGCCCCGGCCGGGGACCAGGTGCGCACGCTGCTCAGCGCCGACGGGTGGCGGCTGACCGTCTTCCCCGATCAGGAGTACGGCGAGCTGTTCCACCTAGTGGACGACCCCCAGGAGCAGACCAACCGGTACGACGAGCCGGGCTGCCTGCAGCGACGCCTGCAGATGACCGAAGAGCTGGTGGCCGCGATGGCCGCCCCGTCGATGGCGCAGTACCGACCCGGGACACGGCCGCCCGCCACTGCGCCGCAAACCGCCACGCGTGCCAGCGCTGGGACTGACCGAACGGTCGCGTCATGA
- a CDS encoding trehalase family glycosidase: protein MTAAWRALDAEVRSWWDIDLARADPAACAEDATLLPLPSPYITAGGTHTSDFAEMYGWDTAFINHGLLAHERGDIVAGHIDNHLTMIERYGMVLNGNRSYYLTRSQPPLLADSIAAYIRCTGDEQLVRRAAAALAAEYLDYWCGPEHQTEAGLARAFDRGAPNLRAELAAEAETGLDFTAQYGGDARRCVPLVLNTALVRTARVLAELHQLLNEPAAAEGWHQRAEVRAQAIREHCWAEDFFYEFDISNRRHVPVRTVAAYWTLWAGVATAEQAATLVDALPDFRGPGGLASTDRRYASPHPEFTDLQWQHPAGWAPMQMIAVAGLDAYGYHEHAASIARDFVDLQVRTHAATGSLWERYDVVHDGALPTDLPVERYQVVPMHGWSAAAVAVLGRRAYAPAEGDLR from the coding sequence ATGACCGCCGCCTGGCGCGCCCTGGATGCCGAGGTCCGGTCCTGGTGGGACATCGACCTCGCCCGTGCAGACCCCGCCGCGTGCGCCGAGGACGCCACGCTGCTCCCGCTGCCGAGCCCGTACATCACCGCGGGCGGCACCCACACCAGCGATTTCGCCGAGATGTACGGGTGGGACACGGCGTTCATCAATCACGGCCTCCTCGCGCACGAGCGGGGCGACATCGTGGCCGGCCACATCGACAATCACCTGACCATGATCGAGCGGTACGGGATGGTGCTCAACGGCAACCGCAGCTACTACCTCACCCGGTCCCAGCCGCCGCTGCTCGCCGACTCGATCGCGGCTTACATCCGCTGCACGGGCGACGAGCAGCTGGTCCGGCGGGCGGCTGCCGCGCTGGCCGCGGAGTACCTGGACTACTGGTGCGGGCCGGAGCATCAGACCGAGGCGGGGTTGGCGCGCGCTTTCGACCGTGGGGCGCCGAACCTCCGCGCGGAGCTCGCGGCCGAGGCCGAGACCGGCCTCGACTTCACGGCACAGTACGGGGGCGACGCTCGCCGGTGCGTGCCGTTGGTCCTGAACACCGCCCTGGTGCGGACGGCGCGCGTGCTCGCCGAGCTCCATCAGCTGCTGAATGAGCCGGCTGCCGCCGAGGGCTGGCACCAGCGAGCCGAGGTCCGGGCACAGGCGATCCGGGAGCACTGCTGGGCCGAGGACTTCTTTTACGAGTTCGACATCTCGAACCGACGCCACGTACCGGTCCGGACCGTTGCGGCCTACTGGACCCTCTGGGCCGGCGTGGCCACCGCGGAGCAGGCCGCCACGTTGGTGGACGCATTGCCGGACTTCCGAGGACCGGGCGGGCTCGCCAGCACCGACCGCCGGTACGCCAGCCCGCATCCCGAGTTCACCGACCTGCAGTGGCAGCACCCGGCCGGCTGGGCGCCGATGCAGATGATCGCCGTGGCTGGCCTCGACGCCTACGGCTACCACGAGCACGCCGCGAGCATCGCGCGTGACTTCGTCGACCTGCAGGTCCGCACGCACGCCGCGACCGGGTCGTTGTGGGAACGCTACGACGTCGTCCACGACGGCGCGCTACCGACCGATCTGCCCGTCGAGCGCTATCAGGTGGTCCCGATGCACGGCTGGTCCGCCGCGGCCGTCGCCGTGCTCGGACGCCGCGCCTACGCACCCGCCGAAGGAGACCTCCGATGA
- a CDS encoding sulfatase family protein: MSRPNVVYLHTHDTGRWVSPYGHAAPTPNIQRFAEDGVLFRRAFSAAPTCSPSRAALLTGRSAHSVGMLGLAHLGWGLHDYRQHVIHPLHEAGYTSALIGVQHIAPGPDEGPVIGYHEQLPLAGNRAPEVAAAAVDYLGREHERPFFLSVGFVETHTLPEPGATFGYPPEDDRYVAVPPTLPDTARTRADMASFWSSARAMDAGMGAVLTALEENGLSENTIVIITTDHGVPLPGMKATLTDHGTGVMLMMRGPGLPAGSICDALVSQIDVVPTLCSLLGIDPPEWTEGVDLTPAIRDGIEVNSAVFSELTYHVCYEPARSVRTDRWRYTRRFDDRDRPTLPNIDDSPSKDVLVEAGWPQVTVPAEELVDLALDPGGAANLVGDPAHADVLEDLRAQLTAWMVRTDDPILDGPVPQPAGYPYASVDAISAEVAR; this comes from the coding sequence ATGAGCCGACCGAACGTGGTGTATCTGCACACCCACGACACCGGGCGCTGGGTCAGCCCGTACGGGCACGCTGCTCCCACACCGAACATCCAGCGTTTCGCCGAGGACGGCGTCCTGTTCCGCCGCGCTTTCTCCGCGGCACCCACCTGCTCCCCGAGCCGGGCGGCACTCCTCACCGGCAGATCGGCGCACTCGGTGGGGATGCTCGGGCTCGCCCACCTGGGCTGGGGGTTGCACGATTACCGCCAGCACGTGATCCACCCGCTGCACGAGGCCGGGTACACCTCCGCGCTGATCGGGGTGCAGCACATCGCTCCCGGGCCCGACGAAGGCCCGGTGATCGGCTATCACGAACAACTGCCTCTGGCCGGCAACCGTGCGCCCGAGGTCGCCGCGGCAGCGGTCGACTACCTCGGCCGCGAGCACGAGCGCCCCTTCTTCCTCTCGGTCGGGTTCGTCGAGACACACACGCTGCCCGAGCCCGGTGCCACGTTCGGATACCCGCCCGAGGACGACCGGTACGTCGCCGTGCCTCCGACTCTGCCCGACACGGCCCGCACCCGGGCCGACATGGCCAGCTTCTGGTCGTCGGCACGAGCCATGGACGCCGGGATGGGCGCGGTACTGACCGCGCTCGAGGAGAATGGGCTCAGCGAGAACACCATCGTCATCATCACGACCGACCATGGGGTGCCGCTGCCGGGGATGAAGGCCACGCTGACCGACCATGGCACCGGCGTGATGCTCATGATGCGAGGGCCCGGCCTGCCCGCGGGCTCCATCTGCGACGCCCTGGTCTCCCAGATCGATGTGGTCCCCACCCTGTGCTCGCTGCTCGGGATCGACCCGCCCGAGTGGACCGAGGGGGTGGACCTGACCCCCGCGATCCGAGATGGCATCGAGGTGAACTCGGCGGTCTTCTCCGAGCTGACGTACCACGTCTGCTACGAGCCGGCCCGGTCCGTGCGGACCGATCGGTGGCGGTATACCCGGCGGTTCGACGATCGCGATCGGCCGACCTTGCCGAACATCGATGACAGCCCGAGCAAGGACGTGCTCGTGGAGGCCGGGTGGCCGCAGGTCACAGTGCCCGCTGAGGAACTGGTCGACCTCGCCCTCGACCCTGGCGGCGCCGCCAACCTGGTGGGCGATCCGGCCCATGCAGACGTGCTCGAGGACCTCCGGGCACAGCTGACCGCCTGGATGGTCCGCACTGACGACCCAATCCTGGACGGACCCGTCCCCCAGCCCGCGGGCTACCCGTACGCCTCGGTGGACGCCATCTCGGCGGAGGTGGCGCGATGA
- a CDS encoding NAD-dependent epimerase/dehydratase family protein, producing the protein MIRHVIVTGAGGRIGSAVVRELRDHGIRTTGLVVEGTSPADDTLLGDAGDPRAVDRAITHALDHSPVAEVGIAHLAAIPSPGEGLAEEVFGNNTAATFAVLEAAGRAGIGRAVIASSVSVLGFAWGSADLRPHYLPMDEQHPVLAEDPYALSKWVDECTTVMMHRRWGTTIVALRLPFVADGERLAARQREAAADPAALRAELWGWLHTDDAGRAFRLALTAPTSRATTITVTAPESLSDVPTADLLRTYLPDVPTREELPDRTVPYDLTRAREILGFTARRRLVRSTPITASESLQKGTT; encoded by the coding sequence ATGATCCGGCACGTCATCGTCACCGGTGCCGGCGGACGCATCGGGAGTGCCGTGGTCCGCGAGCTCCGCGACCACGGGATCCGGACCACAGGTCTGGTCGTCGAGGGCACCAGCCCGGCGGACGACACGCTGCTCGGAGACGCCGGTGACCCACGAGCCGTTGACCGCGCGATCACGCACGCTCTCGATCACTCCCCGGTGGCGGAGGTCGGCATCGCCCATCTGGCCGCGATCCCCTCCCCCGGTGAGGGCCTTGCGGAGGAAGTGTTCGGCAACAACACCGCAGCCACGTTCGCCGTGCTCGAGGCCGCCGGACGGGCCGGGATCGGGCGCGCGGTGATCGCCTCCAGCGTCTCCGTCCTCGGCTTCGCCTGGGGCAGCGCGGACCTTCGCCCGCACTACCTGCCGATGGACGAGCAGCACCCGGTCCTGGCCGAGGACCCCTACGCCCTGTCCAAATGGGTGGACGAGTGTACGACCGTCATGATGCACCGGCGCTGGGGCACCACGATCGTCGCGCTACGGCTCCCGTTCGTGGCAGACGGCGAACGGTTGGCAGCACGCCAGCGGGAAGCCGCCGCTGATCCTGCGGCACTGCGGGCCGAGCTCTGGGGCTGGCTGCACACTGATGACGCCGGGCGTGCCTTCCGGCTCGCGCTGACGGCACCGACGAGCAGGGCCACCACGATCACTGTCACCGCGCCGGAGTCGCTCTCCGACGTTCCGACGGCCGACCTCCTGCGCACCTACCTGCCCGACGTCCCCACGCGGGAAGAGCTCCCAGACCGCACCGTCCCCTACGACCTCACCCGGGCGCGAGAGATTCTCGGATTCACCGCCCGCCGTCGACTCGTTCGCTCCACTCCCATCACCGCGAGCGAGTCCCTGCAGAAAGGAACGACATGA